In one Butyrivibrio proteoclasticus B316 genomic region, the following are encoded:
- the tnpA gene encoding IS200/IS605 family transposase, translated as MDMNSLSHTKWECKYHIVFAPKFRRKVAYGQIKQDIANILSTLCKRKGVEIIEAEVCPDHIHMLVRIPPSMSVSSFVGYLKGKSTLMIFERHANLKYKYGNRHFWCRGYYVDTVGKNAKKIEEYIKNQLKEDLEYDQMTLKEYIDPFTGEPVKQNK; from the coding sequence ATGGACATGAATAGTTTATCACACACTAAATGGGAGTGTAAGTACCACATAGTATTTGCACCTAAGTTCAGGAGAAAGGTTGCATATGGTCAGATCAAGCAGGATATTGCAAATATTCTCAGTACATTATGCAAGAGGAAAGGCGTGGAGATCATAGAGGCAGAGGTTTGCCCGGATCATATACATATGCTGGTAAGGATCCCACCGAGCATGAGTGTATCAAGTTTCGTAGGGTACTTAAAGGGAAAGAGCACGCTTATGATATTCGAAAGGCATGCGAACCTCAAGTACAAATACGGTAACAGGCATTTCTGGTGTAGAGGATACTATGTCGATACAGTAGGCAAAAATGCAAAGAAAATAGAGGAGTACATAAAGAATCAGTTAAAAGAGGATTTAGAGTACGACCAAATGACACTAAAAGAGTATATCGACCCGTTCACGGGTGAGCCGGTAAAGCAAAACAAATAA
- the rplM gene encoding 50S ribosomal protein L13: protein MKTYMPSATTVEKKWYVVDATDMTLGRLASNVANVLRGKNKPIYTPNIDTGDYVIVINAEKIKVSGKKLDQKMYWHHTDYVGHHKEFSLRQMLQDKPERVIEHAVKGMLPKGSLGREMYTKLHVYAGAEHPHAAQKPEVLTF from the coding sequence ATGAAAACTTATATGCCTAGTGCAACTACAGTTGAGAAGAAGTGGTATGTAGTTGATGCTACAGATATGACACTTGGACGTCTTGCTTCTAACGTTGCAAATGTACTTAGAGGAAAGAACAAGCCAATCTACACTCCTAACATCGACACAGGAGACTATGTAATCGTTATCAATGCTGAGAAGATTAAGGTTTCTGGTAAGAAGCTTGATCAGAAGATGTATTGGCACCACACAGATTATGTTGGACATCACAAGGAGTTCTCACTTCGTCAGATGCTCCAGGACAAGCCTGAGAGAGTTATCGAGCATGCCGTTAAGGGAATGCTTCCTAAGGGATCTCTTGGTAGAGAGATGTACACAAAACTCCATGTATACGCAGGAGCTGAGCATCCACATGCAGCTCAGAAGCCTGAAGTATTAACATTTTAA
- a CDS encoding energy-coupling factor transporter transmembrane component T family protein translates to MLRDITLGQYYRTESVIHSLDPRVKLVATFAFIISLFVANNFVGYIIAALFLAFAIYESKVPPKYIFRGMKTIFFLLLITMVFNLFLTPGTPIVSFWKITITIEGIRMATMMAVRLIFLITGSSLMTLTTTPNHLTDGLERLLRPLRLFKVPVHEISMMMSIALRFIPILMEETDKIMKAQMARGADFESGSLINRAKSLVPLLVPLFISAFRRANDLAMAMEARCYKGGDGRTKMKPLIYEKRDRLAYLVIILYLVVIVVFGRILF, encoded by the coding sequence ATGCTAAGAGATATTACGTTAGGACAATACTATAGAACTGAATCGGTAATACATTCGCTTGATCCCAGAGTCAAGCTTGTAGCAACATTTGCATTCATTATTTCACTGTTTGTTGCCAATAATTTTGTGGGCTATATTATAGCAGCACTTTTTCTGGCTTTTGCTATTTATGAATCGAAGGTACCACCAAAGTATATTTTCAGAGGAATGAAGACTATTTTTTTCCTGCTGCTAATTACTATGGTGTTCAATTTGTTCCTCACACCGGGAACACCGATTGTGAGTTTCTGGAAGATCACGATTACAATTGAGGGCATCAGAATGGCTACGATGATGGCTGTAAGGCTGATATTTCTGATAACAGGCTCCTCTCTTATGACACTTACTACAACTCCTAATCATTTGACAGATGGTCTGGAAAGACTCCTCAGGCCGCTTAGACTGTTCAAAGTTCCTGTTCATGAGATTTCAATGATGATGTCTATTGCACTTAGATTCATCCCAATCCTTATGGAAGAAACTGACAAGATCATGAAAGCGCAGATGGCCAGAGGAGCTGATTTTGAGAGTGGATCTTTGATCAATAGAGCCAAGAGCCTTGTGCCCCTTCTTGTGCCTCTTTTTATATCAGCATTTAGAAGAGCCAATGATTTAGCAATGGCTATGGAAGCCAGATGCTATAAAGGCGGCGATGGCAGAACCAAGATGAAACCTCTTATCTACGAAAAGAGAGACAGACTGGCGTATTTGGTTATAATACTTTACTTGGTGGTTATAGTAGTTTTCGGAAGAATTCTATTCTGA
- a CDS encoding winged helix-turn-helix transcriptional regulator has protein sequence MKTKDELPECPVATTVSLIGSKWKLLIMRNLLVRPWRFNELKNSLEGISQKVLTDSLRSMEEDGIITRTVYPEVPPRVEYALSDLGESMRPIISSMESWGKDYKKSLE, from the coding sequence ATGAAAACAAAAGATGAATTACCTGAGTGCCCTGTTGCAACAACAGTAAGTCTTATAGGAAGCAAATGGAAATTACTGATTATGCGAAACCTTCTTGTAAGACCATGGCGTTTTAATGAACTAAAAAACAGTCTTGAAGGCATCAGCCAGAAAGTTCTGACAGATTCCCTTAGATCAATGGAAGAAGATGGGATTATAACAAGAACAGTTTATCCAGAAGTCCCTCCAAGAGTTGAATATGCCCTTTCTGATCTCGGTGAATCCATGCGACCTATCATAAGCTCTATGGAATCATGGGGAAAAGACTATAAAAAATCATTAGAATAA
- a CDS encoding AAA family ATPase: METSKPELKLIQMSDVEAEEVSWLWYPFIPYGKLTIIQGDPGDGKTTFVLNASAKLSKGISLDTGLQSEEPINIIYQTAEDGLADTVKPRLEGAGADCSKIHVIDESDKSLSMVDERVEQAIIRTGAKLLIMDPLQAYLGGGMDMNRANEARDMTKKLGALAEKYKCAIILIGHMNKASGNKAAYRGMGSIDFYAVARSVLLVGRIEGEPELRAIVQIKNNLAAFGHSKAFRLSEKGFEWIGDYEITADEVLGGIAPKANKQEKAIALLRELAEDHNMILSNEAVELAKEEDISKRTLEIAKNELGIKARRINNTWYWILKENE, translated from the coding sequence ATGGAAACAAGCAAACCAGAATTAAAGCTTATCCAGATGTCAGATGTAGAAGCTGAAGAAGTTTCCTGGCTATGGTATCCGTTTATACCATATGGAAAGCTTACCATCATTCAGGGAGATCCCGGGGATGGAAAAACAACTTTTGTACTAAATGCATCAGCGAAGTTATCAAAAGGAATTTCGTTAGATACAGGTCTGCAGAGTGAGGAACCAATAAACATCATATATCAGACAGCAGAAGACGGACTGGCTGATACGGTAAAGCCAAGACTTGAAGGTGCCGGGGCTGACTGCTCCAAAATCCATGTGATAGATGAGAGTGATAAATCGCTATCAATGGTAGATGAGAGAGTTGAACAGGCAATCATAAGGACTGGAGCAAAACTTTTGATTATGGATCCACTACAGGCATATCTCGGAGGCGGAATGGATATGAATAGAGCTAACGAAGCAAGAGATATGACTAAGAAGCTGGGAGCTTTGGCAGAGAAGTACAAATGTGCAATCATCCTAATCGGACACATGAACAAGGCTTCCGGAAACAAGGCAGCCTATAGAGGGATGGGATCAATTGACTTCTACGCAGTAGCAAGAAGTGTCCTGCTGGTAGGAAGGATAGAAGGAGAACCGGAACTAAGGGCAATAGTCCAAATAAAGAACAACTTAGCAGCATTTGGACATTCAAAGGCCTTCAGATTATCAGAAAAGGGATTCGAGTGGATTGGAGATTATGAAATAACCGCTGACGAAGTTCTCGGAGGAATTGCACCGAAAGCGAATAAGCAGGAAAAGGCGATAGCTCTTCTGAGAGAATTGGCTGAAGACCATAATATGATCCTAAGTAACGAGGCAGTAGAACTGGCTAAAGAAGAGGATATATCAAAAAGAACTCTGGAGATAGCCAAAAATGAACTTGGGATAAAAGCCAGGAGAATCAACAATACCTGGTACTGGATATTGAAAGAGAACGAATGA
- a CDS encoding helix-turn-helix domain-containing protein, whose protein sequence is MNNGSDIGNRIKEARKAQHLSQTELANRLGKTMRTVQKYESGEIEPSIGVLNEIANNLNISPAELIGYQKKNITLNTLSDVLYVLNELNKKAGLHFNIDVNRPPKTEEWSCSLKFMGNDEIAENNADLCLFLERYADERESLEQGLSNKDRFNHWFETELAYYANVALPDKKGD, encoded by the coding sequence ATGAATAATGGATCTGATATAGGAAATAGAATTAAAGAAGCCAGAAAAGCTCAGCACCTCAGTCAAACTGAACTGGCTAACAGACTAGGTAAAACCATGCGTACAGTACAGAAATATGAAAGCGGTGAAATAGAGCCTTCAATAGGTGTACTGAATGAGATAGCAAATAATCTTAATATCTCTCCTGCTGAACTTATTGGATATCAGAAGAAGAACATCACTTTAAATACACTCTCAGATGTCCTCTATGTTCTAAACGAATTAAATAAAAAAGCAGGTCTTCACTTCAATATAGACGTAAATCGCCCGCCAAAAACTGAAGAGTGGAGCTGTAGCCTTAAATTCATGGGAAACGATGAAATAGCAGAAAACAACGCAGATCTCTGCCTTTTTCTGGAAAGATACGCAGATGAACGAGAAAGCCTTGAACAAGGCCTATCAAATAAAGATAGATTTAATCACTGGTTTGAAACAGAGCTTGCATACTACGCAAATGTAGCATTGCCCGATAAGAAAGGTGATTAA
- the rpsI gene encoding 30S ribosomal protein S9, translating into MAKSASYYGTGRRKKSIARVYLVSGNGNITINKRPIDEYFGLETLKVIVRQPLVATETADKFDVVVTVRGGGTTGQAGAIRHGISRALLQADSDEYRPTLKKAGYLTRDPRMKERKKYGLKKARRAPQFSKR; encoded by the coding sequence ATGGCAAAGTCAGCTAGTTACTACGGAACAGGTAGAAGAAAAAAGTCAATCGCAAGAGTATACCTTGTATCCGGAAATGGAAATATAACAATTAACAAGAGACCTATCGATGAGTATTTCGGACTTGAGACACTCAAGGTTATCGTTAGACAGCCACTCGTTGCTACAGAGACAGCAGATAAGTTTGATGTTGTAGTTACAGTAAGAGGTGGCGGCACAACAGGTCAGGCTGGTGCTATCAGACATGGTATTTCAAGAGCTCTTCTTCAGGCTGATTCAGATGAGTACAGACCTACACTTAAGAAGGCTGGTTACCTTACAAGAGATCCTCGTATGAAGGAAAGAAAGAAATACGGTCTCAAGAAAGCTCGTAGAGCACCTCAGTTCTCAAAGAGATAA
- the truA gene encoding tRNA pseudouridine(38-40) synthase TruA, giving the protein MNNIRRIMLTVSYDGTAYNGWAEQTSTPNTIEGELNRAIERLTGEPVHVIGASRTDAGVHAYGNVAVFDTASSIPGDRFVFALNHELPQDIRIVNSREVATSFHPRHCDTEKTYEYRIFNSQIMDPTKRFYTCHFSMPLDIGRMNAAAHYLVGEHDFTSFCNVESQALSHVRTIKDIRVTRNGDEVVISVTGNGFLYNMVRIIAGTLMQIGRGKGTPAEVKDILDKKYRGAAGPTAPAEGLFLVEYKFLDGIPGPDTDCKSN; this is encoded by the coding sequence ATGAATAATATCCGTAGGATTATGCTGACAGTTTCATATGATGGAACAGCATATAACGGCTGGGCTGAGCAGACCAGCACCCCTAACACCATAGAAGGAGAGCTGAATAGGGCAATAGAGAGGCTTACAGGTGAACCAGTGCATGTCATTGGAGCCAGTAGGACGGATGCCGGAGTGCATGCTTATGGAAATGTGGCGGTATTTGATACTGCCAGTTCAATTCCTGGAGACAGATTTGTTTTTGCCCTCAATCATGAACTTCCTCAGGATATTCGTATTGTTAATTCAAGGGAAGTAGCAACTTCTTTTCATCCGAGACACTGTGATACGGAAAAGACATATGAATACAGGATATTCAACTCGCAGATCATGGATCCGACAAAGCGCTTTTATACTTGTCACTTTAGTATGCCATTAGACATCGGACGTATGAATGCGGCAGCTCATTACCTTGTGGGCGAGCATGATTTTACAAGTTTCTGCAATGTAGAATCACAGGCGCTTAGCCATGTCAGAACAATAAAAGATATCAGAGTTACCAGAAATGGTGATGAAGTTGTTATCTCTGTGACCGGAAACGGCTTTTTGTACAATATGGTACGGATAATTGCCGGAACACTTATGCAGATAGGCCGCGGAAAGGGAACTCCGGCTGAGGTAAAAGACATCCTTGATAAGAAATACAGAGGAGCGGCAGGTCCAACAGCACCTGCAGAAGGCTTATTTTTGGTAGAATATAAATTTTTGGATGGAATACCCGGCCCTGATACGGATTGCAAAAGCAATTAA
- a CDS encoding plasmid recombination protein, with protein MITVTFHISCKKHSLTKTRDVVSVSKHNLRLFQSEEYNEEMIEVEVGSEVNILDDVKEIYEREFSEVLAEYNKGKRSDRQIHDYLEYVSESKKNDVATEVILQVGDKEFWADKTREQWNAMKPLLREQLEYVKEIVPEFKIASAVTHLDEDSPHMHVVGVPVATGYKRGLSKQVAKTKVFDQKRLETIQDQMHDFVEQQMKDHPEIFGDETLKPKEKGRNSDFSKEFYLRLKQQEYEKLEDKCQEKETQIEALDDTAKEMKQDIESKVDQYVDSVVNSEMKKEFMRYATLENPKTTLGKIVSKAFKTFKEWWDKTKKPEIAEKAKTSILQKLRESQAIVDQRKEQQVPNLNRNNLMSER; from the coding sequence ATGATAACAGTAACATTTCACATCTCATGTAAGAAACATTCGCTCACCAAAACAAGAGATGTGGTTTCGGTGAGCAAGCACAATCTCCGATTATTTCAAAGCGAAGAGTATAACGAAGAAATGATCGAAGTGGAAGTCGGGAGTGAAGTAAATATTCTCGATGATGTAAAAGAGATTTATGAAAGGGAATTCTCTGAGGTACTTGCAGAATACAACAAAGGTAAAAGAAGTGACAGACAGATTCATGACTATCTGGAGTATGTATCCGAAAGTAAAAAGAATGATGTGGCTACGGAGGTAATTCTCCAAGTAGGGGATAAGGAATTCTGGGCGGATAAGACGAGAGAACAGTGGAATGCAATGAAGCCACTCTTGAGGGAACAGCTTGAATATGTAAAAGAGATAGTTCCGGAATTCAAAATCGCTTCAGCAGTAACACACTTGGATGAGGATTCACCTCATATGCACGTAGTAGGAGTTCCGGTAGCAACAGGATACAAACGAGGACTAAGCAAACAGGTGGCAAAAACAAAAGTATTCGACCAGAAAAGATTAGAAACGATACAGGATCAGATGCACGATTTTGTAGAACAGCAGATGAAGGACCATCCGGAGATCTTTGGAGATGAAACACTTAAGCCAAAAGAAAAAGGCAGGAATAGTGACTTCTCAAAAGAATTCTACTTAAGGCTAAAGCAGCAAGAATATGAAAAGCTGGAAGATAAGTGCCAAGAGAAGGAAACACAGATTGAAGCTCTGGATGATACAGCTAAAGAAATGAAGCAGGATATCGAAAGTAAGGTCGACCAATATGTGGACTCAGTAGTGAATTCTGAAATGAAAAAGGAATTCATGAGATACGCAACACTTGAAAATCCAAAGACTACACTGGGAAAAATAGTCTCAAAAGCTTTTAAAACATTCAAGGAATGGTGGGACAAGACTAAGAAGCCTGAGATAGCTGAAAAGGCTAAAACGAGCATTTTACAAAAGCTAAGAGAAAGCCAGGCAATAGTTGATCAGAGAAAAGAGCAACAAGTCCCTAATCTTAATAGGAATAATCTAATGTCTGAGAGATGA
- the acgA gene encoding ACGX-repeat peptide, giving the protein MALSNLNGWVNEEAQVATAACGAGDAKPEEKPAACGSACGAGDAKPEEKPAACGSACGAGDNK; this is encoded by the coding sequence ATGGCATTATCAAATCTTAACGGATGGGTTAACGAAGAGGCACAGGTTGCAACTGCTGCATGTGGAGCAGGAGATGCTAAGCCTGAGGAGAAGCCTGCGGCTTGCGGAAGCGCTTGCGGGGCAGGAGATGCTAAGCCTGAAGAGAAGCCAGCAGCTTGCGGAAGTGCGTGTGGAGCAGGAGATAACAAGTAA
- the acgM gene encoding radical SAM/SPASM domain protein, ACGX system, with protein MKPYFSFQWHITDECDQRCKHCYIYSSGEHTCLFSMNWKQMEDTFYNCLDFCEVYGRTPYFYITGGDPILHPDFWRLLQLMKDHDIKFTILGNPFHLNDQVCRELKWYGCEKYQLSIDGLRETHDWFRKTGSYDCTLEKIGCINRAGIRSVIMTTVSKTNRMEVPGIIDAVVAAGANVFAFARYVPSGGDLDASMTATEYRELLAACDKKFKEYKAEGCETYFNKKDHLWILYEYEIGDFKIPENVDPNMIYGGCNCANCHMTILPTGDIYACRRVADSKVGNVFEDRIADLWETSFEDYREYDKLEKCSKCKLKAWCRGCPAVACGTNGSFYSDDPQCWADVNSDLFVS; from the coding sequence ATGAAGCCATATTTTTCATTTCAGTGGCATATTACAGATGAATGTGATCAGAGATGTAAGCACTGCTATATATACTCAAGCGGAGAGCATACATGTCTATTTTCAATGAACTGGAAACAGATGGAGGATACATTCTATAACTGTCTGGACTTCTGTGAAGTGTATGGAAGAACACCTTACTTTTACATAACAGGCGGCGATCCAATCCTACATCCCGATTTCTGGAGGCTTCTGCAGCTTATGAAGGATCATGACATAAAATTTACAATTCTCGGAAATCCTTTTCATTTGAATGATCAGGTTTGCAGAGAGCTTAAGTGGTACGGCTGTGAGAAATATCAGCTTTCCATTGACGGCCTTAGGGAAACTCACGATTGGTTTAGAAAGACCGGCTCCTATGACTGTACACTTGAAAAAATAGGATGCATTAACAGAGCGGGAATCAGAAGTGTAATTATGACTACGGTCTCTAAGACAAATCGGATGGAAGTACCTGGAATCATTGATGCGGTCGTGGCTGCAGGTGCAAATGTATTTGCTTTTGCAAGGTATGTACCAAGCGGCGGAGACCTTGATGCTTCCATGACAGCAACAGAATACAGAGAACTTCTTGCTGCCTGTGACAAGAAATTTAAGGAGTACAAGGCCGAAGGGTGTGAAACCTATTTTAACAAAAAAGATCATCTCTGGATCCTTTATGAATATGAAATCGGGGATTTCAAGATTCCTGAAAATGTGGACCCTAACATGATCTATGGTGGATGCAATTGTGCCAACTGTCATATGACAATCCTTCCTACAGGTGATATATATGCCTGCAGGAGAGTGGCTGACAGCAAGGTGGGAAATGTATTTGAAGACAGGATTGCGGATCTGTGGGAGACAAGTTTTGAAGACTACAGGGAGTATGACAAGCTTGAAAAGTGCAGTAAGTGCAAGCTAAAGGCATGGTGCAGAGGATGTCCTGCTGTTGCATGTGGAACTAATGGAAGCTTTTATTCAGATGATCCGCAGTGCTGGGCCGATGTAAACAGTGATCTGTTCGTATCATAA
- a CDS encoding IS110 family RNA-guided transposase — protein sequence MNNITVYVGMDVHKESFTLCDYLIETEKASHTRRTHADYKEVLKYLEFLRTIYGNDTNFICGYEAGCLGYTLYHQLTNHNVNCVILAPTTMLEPRSGKRIKTDKRDAELIGKCLAQHNYSPVHVPTSTDEETKEFLRMRDDHKLALKKVKQQILSFCLRHDYRYEGKSHWTEAHVNWLKSLKPEALYKEILDEYLLTYINLRDKLERLDKRIEELALKDEYREPVKKLCCFIGVQTHTALSVLVEVGDFKRFASANQFAAYLGLVPGEESSGDEKSRLGITKAGNRHVRQLLIESSQSYSKGQIGHKSKALKSRQIGNSPQVIAYADKANERLRRKFYKMVLGKSKKHNVAKTAIARELACFMWGMITDNIA from the coding sequence ATGAATAATATCACAGTTTACGTAGGAATGGATGTACATAAGGAAAGTTTTACTCTCTGCGATTATTTAATCGAAACAGAGAAGGCGTCTCATACAAGGCGCACCCACGCTGATTACAAGGAAGTCCTAAAATATCTGGAATTCCTTAGAACCATCTACGGAAATGATACAAACTTTATATGCGGTTATGAAGCCGGATGTCTCGGCTATACTTTATATCATCAGTTAACTAATCATAACGTTAACTGTGTGATACTTGCACCAACCACTATGCTTGAACCGCGTAGTGGCAAAAGAATTAAAACTGATAAACGTGATGCTGAATTGATTGGCAAATGTCTGGCTCAGCACAATTACAGTCCTGTTCATGTTCCTACTTCTACAGATGAAGAAACAAAAGAGTTTCTCCGTATGAGAGATGATCATAAGCTTGCACTCAAGAAAGTGAAGCAACAAATACTTTCGTTTTGTCTTCGCCACGACTATCGCTATGAAGGAAAAAGTCACTGGACAGAAGCTCATGTGAACTGGTTAAAATCATTAAAGCCTGAGGCACTGTATAAAGAAATACTCGATGAATATCTGCTGACCTACATAAACTTGAGAGATAAGCTTGAACGTTTAGACAAGCGAATAGAAGAACTTGCTTTAAAAGATGAATACAGAGAGCCTGTTAAAAAACTCTGCTGTTTCATCGGGGTTCAAACTCACACAGCACTATCTGTATTGGTTGAAGTAGGTGATTTCAAACGTTTTGCATCAGCCAATCAGTTTGCTGCATATCTTGGACTTGTGCCTGGTGAAGAATCCAGTGGTGATGAAAAGTCAAGGCTTGGAATCACAAAAGCCGGAAATCGTCATGTTAGACAGCTTCTTATAGAATCATCCCAGTCATACAGCAAAGGACAAATCGGACATAAATCAAAAGCACTTAAATCCCGTCAGATTGGCAACTCACCTCAAGTCATTGCATATGCTGATAAAGCTAATGAAAGGCTAAGACGCAAGTTTTACAAAATGGTTCTTGGTAAAAGCAAGAAACACAATGTGGCTAAAACTGCAATAGCAAGAGAACTTGCCTGCTTCATGTGGGGCATGATAACCGATAATATAGCATGA
- a CDS encoding alcohol dehydrogenase catalytic domain-containing protein, producing MNNTNTMKAVVLDGPTNVEDIFLKEKEVPVVVPGWVLVKVKAFGMNHSELILRHEEIKYDYIKKPIIPGIECVGEIADPSNSSFKAGDKVIAMMGGMGRSFDGSYAEYALLPAHHVFKIESNLKWSELAAIPETYFTAWGSLFECLQLRKEDTLLIRGASCALGLAAIQIAKTLGCKVIATTHKEKYLDLLMSADERIVDDGKLTGKVKGVTKALDLVGPKFLLDTMASVEKGAIVCQTGILGGVYALNGFDPIKHIPNGVYLTGFYSNFPTQGIVDDMFSFFNKHDLKPIHGPVYTFGKIKDAMLMQESGKAGGKIIVFIER from the coding sequence ATGAATAATACAAATACAATGAAAGCAGTGGTACTTGATGGTCCTACCAACGTGGAAGATATTTTTTTAAAAGAAAAAGAGGTACCAGTGGTAGTTCCAGGCTGGGTACTTGTTAAAGTTAAGGCCTTTGGAATGAATCATTCCGAACTCATTCTTCGTCATGAAGAAATAAAATACGACTATATTAAAAAGCCGATCATCCCGGGGATAGAGTGCGTTGGAGAAATAGCAGATCCATCAAACAGCTCTTTTAAAGCCGGTGATAAAGTCATTGCGATGATGGGCGGAATGGGAAGGTCTTTTGACGGAAGCTATGCTGAATATGCTCTTCTTCCTGCGCATCATGTTTTTAAAATTGAAAGTAATCTAAAGTGGTCTGAGCTTGCAGCTATACCCGAGACATATTTCACAGCCTGGGGATCGCTTTTTGAATGTTTGCAGCTAAGAAAAGAAGACACGCTGCTAATAAGAGGAGCAAGCTGTGCACTTGGACTTGCTGCGATTCAGATTGCAAAGACACTTGGATGCAAAGTTATTGCAACAACTCATAAAGAAAAATATCTGGACTTGCTAATGAGTGCAGATGAAAGAATCGTTGATGACGGAAAGCTTACCGGAAAAGTAAAAGGTGTGACTAAAGCCCTTGATCTGGTGGGACCAAAGTTTCTTTTGGACACAATGGCTTCAGTGGAAAAAGGAGCTATTGTTTGCCAGACGGGAATCCTTGGAGGAGTGTATGCATTAAATGGTTTTGATCCGATCAAACACATACCTAATGGAGTGTATCTCACAGGGTTTTATTCAAACTTTCCGACACAGGGGATAGTGGATGACATGTTTTCATTCTTTAATAAGCATGACTTAAAGCCAATACATGGGCCTGTATATACGTTTGGAAAGATCAAAGATGCAATGCTTATGCAGGAATCAGGAAAAGCAGGCGGTAAGATAATTGTCTTTATCGAAAGATAA
- a CDS encoding tyrosine-type recombinase/integrase yields MTFTDVYNAWSEAKYPTISKSNVHGYTASYNVCGTLYNKTFRDIRLAELQNVIDTCGKNYPTLRKIKVLFNQLYDYALKNDICNKDYSEFVDILKYKDKNPNKVERDIFSKAEIDRLWELKDDPFYQTVLMLIYNGCRISELLDLEKKNVHLEEQYFDVILSKTENGIRKVPIADKVLPFYKAWYESSDCEYLLHTDDNKKFTYRNYKDSYWTPLIENLGMEHNPHDTRHTCISMLAEAHVDPTMIKKIVGHSGAMSLTEKVYTHLDIQSLVEAINKI; encoded by the coding sequence ATGACATTCACAGACGTATATAATGCCTGGTCTGAAGCAAAGTATCCTACCATCTCTAAATCCAATGTGCATGGGTATACAGCCTCATATAACGTATGTGGAACCCTTTACAACAAAACTTTTAGAGATATAAGGCTGGCAGAGCTTCAAAATGTCATTGATACCTGCGGAAAAAATTATCCTACACTCCGTAAGATCAAAGTCCTTTTCAATCAGCTTTACGATTACGCCCTTAAGAACGATATCTGTAACAAGGACTATTCCGAATTTGTAGATATCCTCAAGTATAAGGACAAAAATCCAAATAAGGTTGAGAGAGATATCTTTTCAAAAGCTGAGATTGACAGGCTATGGGAACTCAAGGATGATCCGTTCTACCAGACAGTACTGATGCTGATTTACAACGGCTGTAGAATATCTGAACTACTGGATTTGGAAAAGAAAAATGTTCATCTTGAAGAACAGTATTTCGATGTGATACTAAGTAAGACTGAAAATGGTATCAGAAAGGTTCCTATAGCAGATAAGGTTCTACCATTCTACAAAGCCTGGTATGAATCCTCTGACTGTGAATACCTTCTTCACACAGATGACAACAAAAAATTCACCTACAGGAACTATAAAGACAGCTACTGGACACCACTAATAGAAAACCTTGGTATGGAGCACAATCCTCATGATACTAGGCACACCTGCATATCAATGCTGGCGGAAGCTCATGTGGATCCTACAATGATCAAGAAAATCGTAGGACACTCCGGAGCAATGTCTCTGACCGAGAAAGTGTACACACACCTTGATATCCAGTCTCTGGTAGAAGCAATTAACAAAATCTAA